The following nucleotide sequence is from Mucilaginibacter sp. cycad4.
TTGCTGCCTTCAAAAGGACCTACAATTCCGGCTGCTTCCAACTGGTCAATGATGCGGCCGGCGCGATTATAGCCCAGCTTCATTTTGCGTTGGATAAGCGATGTTGAGCCCTGCTGGTGCAGGACAATTAAGCGTGCTGCTTCCTCAAACATCGGGTCGCGGTCGTCAGGGTCATATTCCTTAGTACTGCTTGCTTCGCCTTCGCCAACATACTCAGGCAGGTACATGGCCGATGGATACCCCTTTTGATTGCCGATAAAATCGGATATAGCTTCAACCTCCGGAGTATCCACAAAGGCGCACTGCAAACGGATCAGGTCGCTGCCTGTTGAAAACAGCATATCCCCGCGACCGATCAGCTGATCAGCACCACCGGCATCAAGAATGGTACGTGAATCTATTTTGGAAAGCACCCTGAATGCCAGCCTTGACGGGAAGTTGGCTTTAATAGTACCTGTAATAATATTAACCGAAGGGCGCTGTGTAGCGATAACCAAATGGATCCCCACCGCACGGGCCAGTTGGGCAATACGGGCAATAGGCATTTCCACTTCTTTACCGGCCGTCATCATCAAATCGGCAAACTCGTCAATCACCAGTACTATAAACGGCAGGTAACGGTGTTTTTCCGGGTCGCTGATTTTGCGGTTCACAAACTTGGCATTGTACTCTTTGAGGTTACGTACCTGCGCATCTTTCAGCAGGTCATAGCGCTGATCCATCTCAATACACAATGAATTGAGTGTGTTTACCACTTTTTTAGTATCGGTGATAATGGCATCGCCATCATCAGGCAGCTTAGCCAAAAAGTGCCTTTCTATCTTACGGAAAAGTGTAAGCTCAACCTTTTTAGGGTCAACCAGTACAAATTTGAGTTCGGCAGGGTGTTTTTTATACAACAGCGATACCAGGATGGCGTTAATACCAACCGATTTACCCTGGCCGGTGGCACCCGCAACCAGCAGGTGGGGCATTTTGGCCAGGTCGGCAATAAACACTTCGTTAGATATGGTTTTACCTAAAGCGATAGGCAGGTCCATTGTGGTGTTCTGGTATTTTTCTGTCGATAGGATAGAACGCATCGAAACCATTTCGGGGTTCTGATTAGGCACCTCGATACCAATAGTTCCCTTGCCTGGCATAGGGGCAATGATACGGATGCCCAAAGCGGCTAAGCTTAATGCAATATCATCCTCCAGGTTCTTGATCTTGCTGATCCTTACGCCGGGAGCAGGGATGATCTCATACAGGGTAACCGTTGGGCCTATAGTAGCCTTGATCTTATCAATTTCGATATTATAGTGGTTCAGCGTTTCAACAATCTTGTTCTTGTTGGCTTCCAGCTCTTCGGCATTAACCGAGATCTTGTTTGAACCATGGTTTTCTAATAACTCCAGGTGCGGTAGTTTGTATGAAGCCAGATCGAGCTTGTGGTCATATATACCAAACTGGTTTACCAGGTCGTTTGCTTTTTCGTTATCGGTTTTTTCAACGCTTAGTTCGGGCAATGGCCTGTTGGTATCAATTGTAAGCGGAATTTCTTCTTCCTCTTCCGGCTCATGTTTAACAGTGTTTGCCGGTCTTAAAACTACCGGCTCATGGAATCCGGGCATTTGCTCCATAGGAGGGTGCCTGAGCGGGGATGGTGGTATAAGCGGTTCCTGCACCATGGGCTCGGGCATGATACTGCTTACATGGGTTTCGCGGATCTTGTTATTGCCCCGGGGCCATTCAAGCGGCATTGACGGCTCTTCATCAATTAGTTCAACTGGTTCGGGTGCTACCTCATCAACACTCATTGCTGCAACCGGGCGGTTTTTACGCTGAGGTATTTTAAAGTCGATATTGTAAGCTATTACCAATACGGTAAGTGCCAAAAATACCAGCAGGCCGCCGGTACCCGCTTCACCTATCTGAGCCGCAAGTAAGCGGTTGCTCCAAAAACCGAAGCCGCCTTCAAGGTAGTGGGGATAATCAATCACAAATGAGTGAAAATAAGCTATCGCCACCGAAATAAAAACAATGCTGAATAAAGAATACGCCAATGTTTTACGGATAGAAAATAACCTCGCTTTAAAAAGCAGGCGGTAGCCTACAACAAAAAACACAAAAATAAACAGGAATGAAGCTACGCCAAACCACTCATAAATAAACTGATTGGATAATAACGCGCCAAACTTGCCCAGCCAGTTTTGCGCCCTGATAGTGGGATCGCTCAGGTCGGCAATTTCATGAACGGTAGTGCCTGTTGAAAGGTTATGCCAGCCGCCGTTTGTTTTGGAAATGTAGCTCTGGTCTTCCTGCCAGGTAAACAGGTATGATGTAAAAGCGATGAGGAAAAAAATGGATAATAGCAGTGAAAACAAGCCTGCAATTTTAACAGCCTTGCCGTTTTCATAGTCAAAGTCAAAGCTGGGCAGTTTAGGTAATTTCCTGCCTGCCACTCGTTCCTTTTCGGCCTTGCCGCTTTGGCGAGGCTGATTTTCTCCCTTGAAATTATTTGATCTAAACTGGTTTCCTTTTGCCGGCATCCTGATGTAACAAACGTTTATGTGCAAACTTACGTAAAATTTCACCTATGTGAACTTTACAGTTACACCCGGTAAATATTTTATATAAGATTCATTAACCTGCAAAAAATTACAGGCCGAATGAATATAAAGTTAACAGATTATATAACTTATTGGCAACATTTTTAATTTTTTAGTATAATTGAAAAACAACATTACCTGTAGCATAAAACGTAAATTTAACAAAGTAAATATAACAGCGCGCTTAATAATAAACGCTTTACTTAACTAAGTAATGAGCATAGAAAGACTGGAAGAATATATCGCATCTGCCGATTTAGATAGTATCAACACCTTGCTTGGCCGCGACCGGGCGCTGGCTTTAAAAAAAACAAGCCTTAACGTATCGCCGCTTATGCTTTCGTGTTATTATAAAAAGCCGGAGGTTACCAATTTGCTGTTAAATTATGTGAGCAATATCAGTTTGTTTGAAGCTGCCGCTGCCGGCAAATTTGATGCGGTTGCCCACCTTGTAGCTACCGATCCAAATGCACTTGATGATTACGCTGACGACGGCTTTACCGCGCTTGGGCTGGCCTGTTATTTCGGGCAGTTTGATGTGGCCCGGTACCTGGTGTTGAAGGGTGCAAATGTTAACCTTCAATCAAATAACGGTTTCAACGTGTTCCCCATTCATTCGGCAGCTGCCGGAAACTATACCGATATAGCCCGCATGCTTATTGAAAACGGTGCTCAGGTGAACGTTGTGCAACAAGCTGGCGCTACGCCGCTGCATTCGGCCGCGCAAAATGGTAACCTGGAGTTGATCATCCTGCTGCTGGAAAGCGGTGCAGAGGTTTTTACCCGGATGGAAGGCGGCAAACTCCCCGCCGACCTGGCCCGCGAAAAAGGCTTTGAAGAGATAGCTGAGATTTTGAGTTGATGTTTAAACGCTTAATTTAAAACTGGTTAAGTGATAGCTTTTTATCGCTGATCCGTGTTTTTTAAGGCTTATTGCATGTTTTTGTGCCGGGTGCTTTTATATATTTGTAATAACCTGAATTATAACAAATGAAAGAAATAGCGCTGCTTATTCACGAAGATATTAATCTTTCAACCATATCGGGCGTATTGGATATGGTGAGGCATACTAACCGTTTTTTAGTAGAAAGCGGCAAAACCGAAGCCTTTAGCGTAATGCTTGTAGGCGAAAGAATAAACAATAACCTGCTTTATTTTCCGGCGCAGTTTACCGGCTTTAAAACCATTGATGAGATCAAAGATATCGACCTCGTTATAGCCCCGGCATTTTACGGTCCGCCTGATTTGGTAATGCGTAAAAACAAAAATCTGATCGACTTTATAAGGAATATGTATAATAAGGGCGCGGAAGTGGCCAGCCTGTGTTTTGGCAGCTATTTTTTGGCCGAAGCAGGGGTGCTTGACGGTAAACCCTGTACCACACACTGGGTTGCTGTTGATGATATGAAACGCCGCTATCCCAATGTAAATATTTTGCCCGATATGGTAACCACCGATAAAGACGGGACTTATACCAGCGGCGGTGCTTTTTCAAGCATGAACCTGATCCTGTACCTGATTGAAAAATATTGCGGCAGGGATACAGGCATCTGGGCCAGTAAAATGTTTTCGCTGGATATTGACCGTACCAGCCAGGCACATTTCAAGGTATTTGAAGGGCAGCATCAGCATGAAGACCAGGAAATTATGCGCTCGCAATTGTATATCGAAAACAATTATCATTTACCTATATCGGTAGAGGAAATTG
It contains:
- a CDS encoding DNA translocase FtsK codes for the protein MPAKGNQFRSNNFKGENQPRQSGKAEKERVAGRKLPKLPSFDFDYENGKAVKIAGLFSLLLSIFFLIAFTSYLFTWQEDQSYISKTNGGWHNLSTGTTVHEIADLSDPTIRAQNWLGKFGALLSNQFIYEWFGVASFLFIFVFFVVGYRLLFKARLFSIRKTLAYSLFSIVFISVAIAYFHSFVIDYPHYLEGGFGFWSNRLLAAQIGEAGTGGLLVFLALTVLVIAYNIDFKIPQRKNRPVAAMSVDEVAPEPVELIDEEPSMPLEWPRGNNKIRETHVSSIMPEPMVQEPLIPPSPLRHPPMEQMPGFHEPVVLRPANTVKHEPEEEEEIPLTIDTNRPLPELSVEKTDNEKANDLVNQFGIYDHKLDLASYKLPHLELLENHGSNKISVNAEELEANKNKIVETLNHYNIEIDKIKATIGPTVTLYEIIPAPGVRISKIKNLEDDIALSLAALGIRIIAPMPGKGTIGIEVPNQNPEMVSMRSILSTEKYQNTTMDLPIALGKTISNEVFIADLAKMPHLLVAGATGQGKSVGINAILVSLLYKKHPAELKFVLVDPKKVELTLFRKIERHFLAKLPDDGDAIITDTKKVVNTLNSLCIEMDQRYDLLKDAQVRNLKEYNAKFVNRKISDPEKHRYLPFIVLVIDEFADLMMTAGKEVEMPIARIAQLARAVGIHLVIATQRPSVNIITGTIKANFPSRLAFRVLSKIDSRTILDAGGADQLIGRGDMLFSTGSDLIRLQCAFVDTPEVEAISDFIGNQKGYPSAMYLPEYVGEGEASSTKEYDPDDRDPMFEEAARLIVLHQQGSTSLIQRKMKLGYNRAGRIIDQLEAAGIVGPFEGSKARDVLYPDEYSLERYLETLQKPIKD
- a CDS encoding ankyrin repeat domain-containing protein, which translates into the protein MSIERLEEYIASADLDSINTLLGRDRALALKKTSLNVSPLMLSCYYKKPEVTNLLLNYVSNISLFEAAAAGKFDAVAHLVATDPNALDDYADDGFTALGLACYFGQFDVARYLVLKGANVNLQSNNGFNVFPIHSAAAGNYTDIARMLIENGAQVNVVQQAGATPLHSAAQNGNLELIILLLESGAEVFTRMEGGKLPADLAREKGFEEIAEILS
- a CDS encoding helix-turn-helix domain-containing protein gives rise to the protein MKEIALLIHEDINLSTISGVLDMVRHTNRFLVESGKTEAFSVMLVGERINNNLLYFPAQFTGFKTIDEIKDIDLVIAPAFYGPPDLVMRKNKNLIDFIRNMYNKGAEVASLCFGSYFLAEAGVLDGKPCTTHWVAVDDMKRRYPNVNILPDMVTTDKDGTYTSGGAFSSMNLILYLIEKYCGRDTGIWASKMFSLDIDRTSQAHFKVFEGQHQHEDQEIMRSQLYIENNYHLPISVEEIAGQTNMSKRNFIRRFKSATQNTPMEYLQKVKIESVKKGLEKTNFNISELMYKVGYNDLKTFRKIFKRITGLTPQDYRSKYCRRAVLEN